The nucleotide sequence ATGAACTAGATCCTTTTATTGAAACCAAAGCACTAATTATTGGAGAAGACTCAGCTCCGTTGATTGCATTCTATATCGAAACACGTATTCATATGGGACGAGCGAAAGAAAGTAATCGGATGAAAGCCATTAATCCACAATGGGAAACATTATCCCCGAGACGTGTTTTTCAAATGCATGCAAAAGGATATGAGGTACATGCCTATCCTGTTAATACCCGTGAGGATATGCTGAAAATGTTGAATGCCGGGGTTGATGGGATCATCACAGATTTTCCAAATGTGGCCATTCAGCTTCGAAATGAAATTAGGAGGATGGGACAGGAAAAGTAGAAGTTAATTCTGCTTCTGCTGCTATGTATCCAAAGGCAAACCAGTTAGGGCTTTCTAATATTTTCAAAAAAATCTCATTTGCTTTCTCTGTATTTCCTTGCTGTTGATAGTAGTTGCCAATGCCGTACCCAAGTGCTTCATTGATTTCTCCTCCATCTGAAAATGCTTTTTTTGCCAACACTTCAGGATTTTTTTCGCCCTTAAAAAGGAGAAGTAAGTCTAGGTAAGCGTCATTCTCAATCACTTTCATCTTGCTTGAAATACCTTCCAATATTTGATCTGCCAATTCTGGATTACCAATTTTCTTATATGTCATATATAACCAATAAGAAGTAGCAGCTAGTAAGTCATTATTCGTACTAAACTCCATGCATCTGTTATAAGCAGATAAAGCCTTGTCAAATCTGCCACTTAGGTAATGAGCTAATCCATAGTGGTACCAAATGTTGAATTTATCATTTCCGACAGGTTTATTGAGCTTGTTGGGAATACCATCTGGTTCAGTTCTATTTTCTGCATTTAGGCTATAGAATGCAGCCATCTCAAAATCTTCAATGGCTTTTTCAAATTGCCTGGTTGTAATATATCGATGACCTCTATGCCGCCTAAGTCTGTAAGAAGAGGGGAATTTTTCTATTGCAGAGGAGTAGACATCAATCGCTTCAAAATATTTACCCAAGTATGCAAATCTTCGACCATACCATATAATCAATTCAAGACTATCTGGATTCACGTCCAGATAGCCTCGTGCCTCTTTTAGGTTTTTCTCGTAGCTTTCTTTTTCCTGAGCAGTCAATTGGATTTCTGGGAGTTCTTCACCCAATAGACTATAAACTTTTGTTTCATCTCGAGGAGTCATCACTTCTGCAGATTGAGTATCCACTCGACTTCCGCCTTGCTGACAACCCAATAAGATTATTGGGAGAATGAGTAATGCCTTCTGTTTCATTTATTCTTTCCAGTTTGGATATCCAGGTTGCTTTAGTTCTTCTCCGTTTTTCGATTCTTTCACCATTTCACGAACATCTTTTAGCAGTTCTTTAGCATCATAAACTATACCATCTTTAACGGTGTACTTCACTCCACCAACCCGAGTTACTTCATTGTCCTCTGTTAGCTTAATAGCTCCAGTTCCGTAAAGAACTTTAAGGTTGGCCAAAGGATTTTCTTCAACAATGACCAAGTCAGCCATTTTACCAACTTCAATTGTTCCTATTTCTTTCTCCATACCTAAGGCTTGCGCTCCCATTAATGTAGCGGATCGAATGACTTCCAAAGGATGAAAGCCTGCTTCCCTTAGTAGCTCCATTTCACGGATATAAGCGAAACCATATAATTGGAAGATGAACCCAGAGTCAGAGCCTGTCGTCACACGCCCACCTCTGTTCTTGTATTCATTTACGAAAGTCATCCACAGCTTATAGTTTTCTTTCCATGCCACTTCTTCTTCTGTACCCCAAAAGTGCCAATATGACCCATGTGACACCTTACTTGGTTGATAAAACTTCCATAGAGAAGGTAGTGTGTAATCGTTATGCCAATCAGCATTTCTAGAACGCATGAGATCTCTGCTGGCTTCATAGATATTGAATGTGGGATCCAGCGTGAAGTCCAATTCCAGCAATCTATTCATTACGGCATTCCACTTCTCTGAGTAAGGTTCTGCTGCCTGCTTCCAAAGTCTTCCAGCTTCACCAAACCGATCTTGTTCATTCTGATAATTATACCCTACTGGGTAATCTTGAACGATACGATCATCAAAAAGAGCCTCGGGCAATCCATACCAATGCTCCATAGTAGTTAATCCTGCTTCTGCGGAGTTGAGCACGTTCCACCATCCTACATTAAGCTGAGCATGATGACATGCTGACTTCAATCCAAG is from Marinobacter alexandrii and encodes:
- a CDS encoding tetratricopeptide repeat protein; amino-acid sequence: MKQKALLILPIILLGCQQGGSRVDTQSAEVMTPRDETKVYSLLGEELPEIQLTAQEKESYEKNLKEARGYLDVNPDSLELIIWYGRRFAYLGKYFEAIDVYSSAIEKFPSSYRLRRHRGHRYITTRQFEKAIEDFEMAAFYSLNAENRTEPDGIPNKLNKPVGNDKFNIWYHYGLAHYLSGRFDKALSAYNRCMEFSTNNDLLAATSYWLYMTYKKIGNPELADQILEGISSKMKVIENDAYLDLLLLFKGEKNPEVLAKKAFSDGGEINEALGYGIGNYYQQQGNTEKANEIFLKILESPNWFAFGYIAAEAELTSTFPVPSS
- a CDS encoding amidohydrolase family protein; the protein is MKKFILSFLTLSILHLANAQITSAPSRTNGEGPYDMTIIRGATMINGNGAPPIGPVDIVIEKNKITKVQVVGYPGVEISSERRPKLEGNGIEIDAEGMFVLPGFVDMHGHIGGTSQGTPAEYVFKLWLAHGITTIRDPSAGNGLDWVLRHKNRSVKNEITAPRILAYTSFGQNLEKVEIVKNLPGERSTGTEVLKGPITNAAEAISWVRANYRRGADGIKFFGASPEVMEAALQENKRLGLKSACHHAQLNVGWWNVLNSAEAGLTTMEHWYGLPEALFDDRIVQDYPVGYNYQNEQDRFGEAGRLWKQAAEPYSEKWNAVMNRLLELDFTLDPTFNIYEASRDLMRSRNADWHNDYTLPSLWKFYQPSKVSHGSYWHFWGTEEEVAWKENYKLWMTFVNEYKNRGGRVTTGSDSGFIFQLYGFAYIREMELLREAGFHPLEVIRSATLMGAQALGMEKEIGTIEVGKMADLVIVEENPLANLKVLYGTGAIKLTEDNEVTRVGGVKYTVKDGIVYDAKELLKDVREMVKESKNGEELKQPGYPNWKE